TGTTTTTTGGCGGGGAATATAAAAATCGAATTTAATTCGAGCAATTGATGTCATTGCTCGAAGAAAAGCGAGCTCTACCTGAACGGTTTATAACAATCGCTTTAGCATAGGAACCTAGCGAGGAGTCAGGGCAATACTTTAAAGTACCATTAGATCCTGCTGCAAGCCCATCAGGCTGAAATTTAATAGCAGCTCTATTGAAAAGGATTGAATCTTGGGGATTAAATGGGCCAAGTGAGTAAATTAATCGGTCGCTACCATCGATAGTATTAGCTTGGCCCGTATCGGTAAATACACTAATGTTCTGTTGCCAATCAGTTGAACAGCGCTGAGATTCAATAGGGCAAACGGTTACCCTCATCCCGTAGGTAATAGCATGATTCCTAGCAAGTTGAATGGATTGTTGAATTTTTCTAATGTTGATATCCGCTCTTACGTAGGCATATAAGGAGTTAAATGATGGCACCGCAATGGCCATTAAAATTGTACTTATGGCTAGTGTGACGATAAGCTCAATTAGCGTGAAGCCAGTTTGCCGTTTAATCATGTTGTATCTTCCCTGAACAAGCTATATCGCATCCTGCGACTGAGCAACTGCAGGAATTATAGTGATCGCGTCGGCTCAACCTAGGTTGATTTAATAGATTGTTCCGTTATAAGAAGACTGCATTTACTTTTAAGGTCAGCACTAAATCACTTTAGACTTCAGAGTTTTGCGGCTGCATGTTAAACTACAAAGCTGTAAATTTAGTCAATTCAGCAAGTTTTTAGGAGTTCTACAATGAAAAAGGTCGAAGCCATTATTAAACCATTTAAGTTAGATGATGTGCGCGAGTCACTTGCTGATATTGGAATTACCGGAATGACGGTGTCTGAGGTTAAAGGCTTTGGGCGTCAAAAAGGTCATACTGAACTATATCGCGGCGCAGAATATATGGTCGATTTTTTGCCAAAAGTTAAAATAGAATTGGTTATTCAAGATGAACAACTTGATCAAGCTATAGACGTGATCGTTGATACTGCTCGTACGGGTAAAATCGGCGATGGTAAGATCTTTGTAACCGATATAGAGCGTGTTATCCGTATTCGTACTGGCGAAGAAAACGAAGAAGCTGTTTAAGCTAACGGAAGTCTTTTCACATGGTTTGGCTTTCAAATCATGTAAAAAGACCACTATTATTTTTTAGGTGAGGCCGAAGAGTCGCGAATGACGGGTTCTGGAACAAAGACTCTCGATTGTTCTGAAGCTTGAGCACGACGCTTGGCGATTAATAACTCAGTCGCGATATGTGCTATTTTTTGATTTGGCTGGTGCACTGTGGTGAGCTTAGGCCAGGTTTGACGTGAAAAAGGGCTATCCTCAAAGCCGACAATCGAAATATCTGCTGGAATATCAACTCCCTCAAGTCTCGCCGCAAACAGTGCTCCAGCGGCGATTTCATCGTTACAAGCAACAATGGCTGTTGGTTTTTTAGTTTGGGCTAACAGCTTTTTAGCACCTTCCACTCCCGACTCAAACGAATACTGCCCATCAATGATAAAGTGATTATCGATGGTAATATTATTGTCGTTAAGGGCTTGTTTAAAACCAGCTAAGCGCTCTTTAGTCGATTCATGTTGTTCATCACCACTTAAAAATGCGATCTGCTTATGACCGAGATCGATTAAATGCTGGGTAATTGATATTGCGCCAGATTTATCATCGACAAGAACGGCTAGGCCATTGTTATCTTCAAGTTTCTCTCCTGCAATAATGCGTACATAGCTCGCCTCAATTTTATCAAGAGCGGCCAGGATCACCGGATCTTCAGATAAAGGAGGGGTAAGAACTAAGCCTGACAATCTATTGTGCTTGACCAATTTAACCAACTCATCGCAAATATCTGCTGATTTAGAATCACACGGGTGGATCAATAATTCATAGCCGAGATCTTTACAAGCAGACAAAATACCGTTTTGCATATCAATAATATAATAAGCATTAGGATTATCATAAATAAAGCCAATAACGTAAGAGCTTGTTCCTGCTAAATTTCTTGCTGCAAGGTTGGGTTGGTAATTTAACGCTTTAATCGCTTCGTTCACTTTATCGATTGTAGCTTGTTTTACCGAAGGCTCGTTATTGGTGACGCGAGAGACGGTTTTTATCGATACGCTTGCGTGTTTAGCGACATCATTAATAGTGACTTTCATAAAACTGATTTCTCGTTAATAAGAGAGCATAGCAATCAAATTATTGTAAATAACATATCGTCAACATCTTGAGCTTTGACGACCATAATTGTTATCGAATTTAGCCGTATAGTGCGAACTTTTACGCTAATTAGCAATCATCTGATGCTGATTTTTTGTATTTAATTCCTATATTGAAAAAAATGTCACTCTTGTGATCGAACCCGGATGCCCATTTAACCAACTGTATTTTAACGATAATAATGTTCTTTGCTTTGTTCTGTTGTTGTTTTTTGTGAATATAATTGACGCAGCGGTTATTTTGTTGTGGCGTAGCTGTTAAATATTGTGTAATGTTTGCTCTAGACATGACAGCGTTGTCATTCCGGTTGGGGAATGGTTATGGATATAAAAAAAGATAATAAGTTATGGAAGGGAAACGAGATGCGACCATCTACTTTTAAGAAGACTCTACTAGCTACAAACATTGCACTACTCCTCGGAAGTGCGGTATCGATGTCTGCCATGGCAGCTGATGCTGATGCAACTGCCACAGATGAGAATATAGAAAAAATTGAAGTGCGCGGTATTCGTGCTTCACAAGCTGCCAACTTGAACCAAAAGCGCTTTTCTGATGGAACGGTTGATGCTATTACCGCTGAAGATATCGGTAAATTTCCAGATAAAAACGTAGCTGAGACTCTAGCTCGTATCCCAGGCGTAACAATCGATAGAACTTTTGGTGAAGGTCAAGGCGTAACTATTCGTGGTGTACAGCCGGATCAAAACTTAACGCTGCTCAATGGTCAAGCCGTTGGTACAAGCCAATGGTTTGTTCTTTCTGATGCAACACGTAACTTTAACTTTGAACTGCTAGCATCTGAAATGATCGCTGGACTTGAAGTGTATAAAACATCTCAAGCAGATATTGATGAAGGTGCTTTAGGTGGTACGGTTATTTTACATACTCGTAAACCTCTTGATTTAGAATCTAATACTTTTAATGCCTCAGTCGAAGGCCAATATGGCGATCTCTCTGAAGAGTGGGACCCAGGCCTGTCAGGTCTGTATAGCTGGAAAAATGAAGAAGAAACATTTGGCATGTTAGTTTCTGCATCATATCAAAAACGTTCAGTCCGTCGTGAAACGACCGAAGATTTTGGTTGGTTTGGACCATCGATAGAACGTATTGACCCACTGATGGAGCCACCGAAAGGTGCTGACGAGAAAGGTGCCACCCCTTGGGGCATAGGTTCAGCCTTGTTCGAGCAAGAGCGTGAACGTGTAGGCTATGACGTTACGGCGCAATGGGCGCCAACTGATGAACTGGACATGACGCTGCATTATCTTAGCTCGACAATGAAAGCGGATAACGTCAACTCGAATCTTATCGGTATTCCTTTCCGTGGCGTAGCCTTCTTAGGCGAAGATACTAACGAAGGTACAGTGACTAACGGTATCGTTGATTCACTGGATGTCACCGGTTTACCTCATCGTCCAGGTTGGGCGCGCCACATGGCGTACGACAATATTTTCCGTGATGGTTCTGAAATGTCGACTCAAGTTATCGATTTTGATGGTAACTATTCACTCGATACCGGCAAGCTACATTGGCAAGTGGGTATGACGGAAGGTAAGGGAACTAACCGTGATTTCTTCACTGAGTTTTGGGTTGATGCTACGGATCCACGTGCGGCATTTGACTTCACTAACCCAGGCGGAACAGCTCCTGCTATCGACTTTACCGGCGCTAGTCCATGGTTAACAAACCCCGGTGACGAAATGTGGTTGGGTGGTATTTTCGACCAGTTAAATGAAACAACAGATAAAGAGACTTATGCCCAGCTAGATTATTCTTGGTATGTCGACTTTGGCGGTGTACAAGAGATTAAAGTCGGTGGTAAGTACCGAGACCGCTCTATGGAGCAGAATCGTTGGAAGACAGACCTTCAAGGTCTGGCGCCAACGGGTGAGGGGAGCTTAGGCCCTGCAAGTGATTTCTGGTCAGGCGATATGGTTAATGTCGATCACGCAGATACCAGCATGCCATCGCAAAGCTATTTCATGCCAGACCGTGACACTATGTTCAATGCGCTTTATGCAGTAGATGAGTGTACAGCTAGCAGCACCGATCTGTGTCGTAATACCAATGTATTCCAAGGTAGCTCGTCTTTCGATGTATCAGAAAAAATCAGCGCGTTATACGCAATGGCAAAATTTGATGTTGAAGGTGTACGTGGTAATGTTGGCCTGCGTTATGTAGAAACAGATACGACTTCTGAAGGCACAGCAGCTGGCGACCCTGTTAAATATGAAAGTGATTATTCTGAATGGTTGCCAAGTATTAACATCGCATACGACTTGTCATCAGATGTTATTTTACGCGCCGCAGCAAGCCGAGCGTTAACACGTCCAGCTCCATTTCAGTTAGCGCCAGCGGTTAACTTAACACCTGAGACGAGTTCTGGCTCTGCCGGTAACCCATTCCTAGAGCCGCTAACAGCAGCTCAATATGAGTTGGGTGCTGAATGGTACTTTACACCTGAGTCTATACTTGGTTTAACTGCATTTAAGAAAGATATTAGCAATTTCATTTATACCACGACTGTGTCTGCTGAAATTGAAGGCGAACAGATCAACCAGCTAAGAACACCTGTTAATGGCGGTAATACGTCAATCGACGGTCTTGAATTCCAGATGCAGCATGCATTTGATAATGGTTTTGGTGGTTATGTAAACTACACCTACACAGATGTAGCCGATGCAAAAGTGACTGAAGCTGTATTGATTACCAATCCAGATGGAAGCGTGGTTGCTGCAACACAAGACAGCTTTGTTGAGTTACCAAATACCTCTAAAAATTCCTATAACTTAGGTGCTTACTACGAGGATGATCTGTTTAGCGCTCGCGTTAACTATAACTACCGCAGTGAATATTTCATGGCTAAAACTGAGATCGGTAACCAATATCGTGATGAGCAGCAGCAAGTGGATGCGCAGCTAAGTTGGAATGCGACAGAGAACATTACCCTAACGTTTGAAGCTCTAAACATTACCAATGAAATTTGGGAAAACTACTACGAGCGTGATTCTGATGGTGCTCGTCTAGGTGGCACGCAAAGCTCAAACGGCCGTCGTTACTACCTTGGTGCAAGCTTCCGTCTGTAAGCCTAGCTAGAGTAATGATTGTTAGATAAAAAGTAATAGAAGCCAGTCAGTTGACTGGCTTTTTGTTTTCTTTTTATAGATTCGTGATTAGTAATTAGAATACAAAAACAGTGGTATTAATCTAGATGTTATAGGGTGATTTTATGGAGCGAAAAAATATGAATACTCCCCCAAATCATATCGTCATTGTTGGCGGTGGAACAGCGGGTTGGATGGCAGCAAATTTAATGTCTCATCAATGGGCTAAGTTCAATTGCACTATAACGTTAATTGAGTCACAGGCCATTGGTAGCGTTGGTGTTGGCGAAGGCACCACGCCTTTTTTTCAAGGTTTTTTTGACCGATTAGGTATTCAAGAGTCTGAGTGGATGCAAGCGGCTAATGCAACGTATAAGTGTGGTATTCGCTTTCCTGATTGGGTTTCAAACGTTAATAAAACCAGTTATTTCCATCCTTTCTACTCACATATTGATACTCCTCAAGTGCCACTATTTTTTGCAAATGCCAACTTTCGCCGCGAGGGGATGGAGGTAGATGCACATCCCGATGATTTCTTTGTCACTGCTAAACTGGCTGATCAGTGCCGCTCTCCTATTGCCAAATCAGATAGCCTGCAACGCTTAGATTATGGATACCACTTTGATGCGGGACTATTAGGCGAGTTTCTCAAGAAGAAAGGGATACAAAGGGGGGTGAGACATATCGATGATAAAGTCTCAGACGTCCGCTTAGATGCCAATGGAGACATTAGCAGTGTCATTGCGGTTAATGCGGGAGAATTGACCGCAGACCTCTTTGTCGATTGCTCAGGGTTTAAAGGGTTACTAATCCAGCAAGCCTTAGGTGAGGAGATGGTCAGCTATCAATCGCAGCTATTTAATAATAGTGCGGTGGCGATCCCAACGGCAATCGATTGTTCTAAGGGGCTTCCCTCTGAAACGGTTTCAAAAGCACTTAGCAATGGTTGGGTGTGGCATATACCTTTAGCAAACCGATTTGGTAATGGCTATGTATATAGTGCGGATTATCTTTCGCCCGAAGAAGCGGAGCTGGAGTTAAGGCAACATTTAGGTAGCAAAGCTGACGGAGTTAAGGCGCTGCACCTAAATTGGACACCTGGGCGAATCACTCACCATTGGAAGAATAACTGCATCGCGATTGGACTGTCTCAGGGATTTCTAGAGCCTCTTGAAGCACCGATGTTGAACATTATTCAAAGAAGCATTGAGAACTTTGTTGAACTGTATGAGAAATCAGGTTTTACACGGGAGTATCAACAGGAATTTAATCAGGATATTAATTCGCTTATTGATGGAACAAGGGATTATTTACAAGCGCATTATAAACTTAATAGCCGTGAAGATTCGCAGTATTGGAAAGATTGTAGAAGTAATATAAATCAATCTAAAGAACTTAAGGCTATCTTGGATGGTTGGCTTAGTAACACTAATTTTGACCAAGTATTACGAGATAACATACATAATCAAGTTTACTTTAAAACATCTTGGTATTGCATATTAGCGGGTATGGACCATTTTGAAGAGGTCAACAAACCCGCTGTTAGGGCGGCTAAGCGTAATCACCACAGGGCTAAAGAAGCATCTCTAGCGAAGGCTGAGAGATTTGTTGAGCACAAAGAACAATTGAAGATTATCTATAACTGCTAACTTATAAGCTCTGTGCTTATTACACTGAGCTTATAAAGCAAGCACACTGGTTGGCTACCATTGTGCTTGTTTATTGTAGATTCACCTTTGATAAACCTTATCTAGTTGCGCCTTATGGTTTAAAAAGTATTCATTGGCTATCTTGTGGCAATACTCTTTTGCTTTCAATGCGGGCACCGATTGAGGATCTTTGATTACATTGGAGGGGAAGCGTCCCATTCCTGAAAAAATGCAATACCAAGAGGGGCGCAGATATACCAGAGCATCTTGTTGTTGCTTAAGCGCCTGTTCGAAATCAGCGCCGCTATCCCAAGTTGCAATCAAGTTCGCTAATGAGTCAGGTGTTATTGCATCTTCTCGACAAGCTTGCCAGTAACGGCTGTCATTGCGAGTATTTAGCTTATAGTGAGCAACCACATAGTCTCTGACACCATCGAAGGTTCTGTTTAAGTCTTTGTTGTAAGCTATTTGAGTAGACTCAATAGACTTTGACTCGTCATCAAAACTGCTAATAAAACGCTCGATTGTAAATTGTATTAGCATTAAAGCGGTGGCTTCTAGTGGTTCGATAAACCCCTGTGACAGCCCGACGGCTAAACAGTTTTTGTGCCAGTGTTCGTTTAGGCGTCCAACACGCATTTTTAAGTGCCGGGCTTCGATATCAGTATCTAATAACCCCAGCTGAGCACGCAGTTCAGTTTCAGCATTATCGGGGCTGATAAAGTCAGAACTGAATACATAGCCATTGCCCCACCGAGAGGTTAACGGAATCTTCCATGACCAGCCATTACTCAATGCCCTTGAAACTGTTTGGGCAGGAATATCTGCAGCCAAGTCTAATGGTGTAGGCATAGCGACTGCTGCATCATTAAAAAGTGACTCTTTGTAACTGTTGAATTTGAGTCCTAAGGTTTTATTAACAAGTAGCCCAGCAAAACCGCTGCAGTCGATAAAAAAGTCAGCACTACGGGACTGTTGAGATTCAATATTTACAGATGTTATATGGCCACTAACTGACGTATCTACACTTTCGACGTTACCAATGACATGCGTAAGTCCAAGCTTAAGAGCACGTGCCTTTAAAAAGCGGCCTAACTTCGCAGAGTCAAAGTGATAGCCGTAATCGACATCAAATGGCAGGGCTATTTTAGGTACTGGAGACCTATTTAAGGCAATCAGCTGTGATGATACAAAGTAATGATCAGGTAGGGCGTCAACCTCCTTTCCTCTTCGCCGTAAGCCACTATTATGGAAAAACAGCTCTGCAGGCTTTAGATCTAATTCTGAAAAAAAGGGGTGGAAATAGCTTTCGTATCCAATTTTGGTTGACCAGTCAGGAAAGCTGATGCCTGCTTTATAGGTCGCATCACAAGCTGGCATCCATTCTGATTCAGTAATCCCTAGGCGAGTAAAATATTGTTTTAGATAGGGTGTGGAGCCTTCACCAACACCAATTATGCCAATATCTTCGGATTCAATGAGAGTGATGTTAACGGTATCTCCCCATGAAGTTAGTAAGCTGTTTGCTGCCATCCAGCCTGCTGTTCCGCCACCGATAATGACGATGCTTCTTGGTTTCTTTTTCACAAACACTCCCATCGCAAACAGTCTAAAAATACGCTGAAATAGATACCCTATCTTGTTACTTCATTAGTAAATCAACCTGCCCCAAAGAGGAAAGGTGAGCGTAGATAGGACCATAAACCCCTTGCTTAGCAAACATTAACAACTTGTCATCAGCGAGGTTTTTAAGGCGTTCTTCATCAACGGTATAGATACCTTGAATTTTATGATCTTTGCCGTCAGTGCCTTTAATGGTTAGTACTTTTTGCTGTAAAAGCTCATTGTCAGTTAACTGTTTGATAAAATGTGCTGTTATATGATGACATTCAGCCAATTTACCCATGAAAGAGACCTGTTGCTTTAGATAATCCGTCTGTTCGCCATTATCATCGAATAGACGGTGGCCTTCAGTGGTATTTACAAGGGATGAATTGCTATTAAAACCGATCATTACGCTTTGCTGTTCATTTTCTCTAGCAATAAAAGGTTGCCCTCTTAAAACCATTGGGACATAACGAGCAGTCCACTGGCCTTTATTTACAAATTGGTTTGCCTCCGGCTTTAGTGCAAACAAAGCGACCGCTTTAAAAACGCCTGAGTTGGGATCCTTGGTGAAAATAATGGGAAAAGAAGCTGCAGCCGGCATAAATTCTTGCACCATCAATGGAGCCATATGCTCCTTGCTAAACTCTTCAAAGTTTTGAACGTCTTTTATACGAACGTTTTTATGTTCTTTATTATTCAAAGCGACGTATTTAGCTTCCATTTCTAATTCCTTAATTTTGATGATATTTTTTATTTTCTATGCTGGGTGAGGCCGATTTAAAACGGCTTGTAAAAAACACTTCGCAAATTAGTTACCATCTGAAACATTATTTAGATGTGTCCAAGATGTTACTCATTTTGGACAGCGTTGTCATTACTTTAAACTGCCAGTCTTGTCGTAAAAGCTGCTAGGCATAAGGAGGATCGTTTTTTACCATTTTATATCTTCGATACGGATAAAAATAATTGTCATAAAAATGTAGATATCTTGTTCCCTCTTGTGTATGTTTGTGAATGACAGCGTTGTCATCTGCTTGTGTGACCGTTGTTTGTAAGGTCTGCATGGATAGGATGAGGTCTCCTAATTCGTGTTTTTTTAACAAACAAATTGTGTTTGTTATTCCTATAGTCTCTCCCCAGAAACTAGTGTAGGCCGAGTGCTTGATAAGTACTCGGCCATTTTTTTCTACAGGGACTCGACCTGTTTTAATCATTAGATAATAAAAAATAGCTCTAACCTAACGTCGGCTATCGTAGCCATGATTAGGCCATCAATGGAGTGGCTAATATGAACAAAACAGCTGTTATGTTAATACTGCTAACGAGTGCAATGCTTATGATTAGCAAAGCGTCTGCGCGTGCAGTGGTAACAACCATTCCTCAAGGCTGGCAATTAACACTAATGGAAACCGCGTTAAAGCGAATTGATAGCCAGTATCACTCCAAGACTATAACTACCGAAATGAATCAAAAGCGTAAAGTAGAGGAGTCACTGGCGGGTAATGTTGATGTGTTTTGGAGCATGACTTCCGCTGAGCTTGAAGAGCAAGTCTTGCCTATTCGGATCCCTATCTTTAAAGGTTTACTTGGTAATCGACTGCTCATTATTCGTAAGCAGTCCCAAATGGATTTCAATCGTGTCAGTAATCAAGTGGACTTTGAACGATTCACAGCAGGTCAAAACCATTATTGGCCCGATGCGGATATCATTCGCTCTGCAGGTCTTCCTATTGTCACTACCTATAAATATAAAAACTTGTACCCGATGCTTGAAGGTGGACGCTTCGACTATTTAGCTCTTGGGGCGCAAGAGATTTGGGGGGAATTAGACAAACACCCAGATCCTAGCTTAAAAGTGGATGAGCGCGTGTTACTACAGTATCGCTCACCGGCCTATTTTTTTGTTTCTCCACAGCAACCACAACTGGCGAGAGATCTATTAAAGGGGTTAGAACTAATGGTTAGAGATGGCAGTTTTGACAGGTTGTTTAAGCAGCACCTTAAGATAGATGAGCTTTATGCTAAAGCTCATTTTGAGCAACGGGCCATTATTCGTTTGCAAACACCAGGGTTAAGCTCACTAACTCCAATCTCTCGGTCGGAACTTTGGTTAGATCTATTTAGTATCGAAGGAGCCTTGTAATGATATCTTTGTCGACCCGAGTATTAATCGGTTTAGCTTCGGCGTTATTTATCGTGGTGACGATTCTCTTTAGCAGTGCATATTTGCTTGAGAAATCTAAGCTTGAGCAGCAATTTGTCGATTACCAATTAAACACCTTGGCAAATCTCGAAGTGACCCTAGCACAACCAATATTTAACTACGATTTTGAACAAATCAGTGCGGCTCTTTCTACATCGCTTAAATCCAGCAAAATTTACGCTATCTCAGTCCTTGATCACCGCGGAAAAACGATGGCTGAGACTAGGCAGACATTTATCGTCGATACGAGTGAGCTTTTAGATCACAGTATTAAATTTACCGATAACGGCAAAGCGACAGGCCAGTTATCGATTGAGTTTTCCGCTGTACCTATCCATACGGCAATGAATGAATTAATGACGACCTACATTGCTATGGCGCTACTCATTCTAGTGTTCAGTGTCGTGGCGATATTTTATATTTTGCGAGTGCTAGTGATTGTACCCTTAGCGCACGTTGTTGAGGCAATGAATGATATTGCGACTGGTGATGGTGACTTAAGCCGTAAACTTCCTGTACAGAGCCAAGACGAGATTGGTCGGTTAGCTTTAGCCTTTAATCAATTCATAGCGCAGATCCATGGCACCATTACTAAAGTGAGTGAAACCTCTGAGCAGATTTTAGCCGACGCCACTGCATTAGATACGCTGTCAAACACCAATAATCAGCGAGTACAGTCGCAATTGGTCGATGCTGAAGCTGCAGTAACGGCTATTACCCAGTTAAGCGGCAGTGCTTTTGAGGTGGCAAATAGCGCCAAGTCAACGGCTGATGAAGCTTCTAGAGCTGATCAAGAGGTCGAGCACAGCCAAGCTCAGTTTGATGCTGGGTTAGCACTTACTGACCGCCTAGCCAACGAGTTAACGCTATCTGCGTCATCGGTCGAGCAGTTACAGCAAGAGACTCAGAAAATTGATGAAGTGGTAGTCGTGATCAACGCTATTGCCGAGCAGACTAATTTACTGGCTCTTAATGCTGCTATTGAAGCTGCAAGGGCTGGCGAGCAGGGAAGGGGGTTTGCGGTTGTTGCTGATGAAGTGAGAACGTTAGCAAGCCGCACTCAGCAGGCGACTGGAGAGATCCAGAAGATGATCCAATTGGTACAACATCGTGTTAAAGAGACTGTGACTGTGATGCAGTCTAGTCAGAGCTTATCTAGCGATGCGTTAACTCATTCTAAAGAGATAAAACTTTTACTAGGTAAGGTAACGGAAATTGTATCTAATATCAGCAATATGAATTTGGACGTTGCCAGTTCAGCTAAAGAACAAACTGAGGTAACCGCAGGGATCTCAAGAAGCTTAGATGAGCTTGTTGCTGTATCAGGCTCAGCTTCAATAGACAGTGAAAAACTTGCAAAATCAAGTGATCGTTTATTTCACCAGGGGGAGAAATTACGCGACTTGGTTAAATCGTTCCACCTATAAAAAAGAATATGGAAATGAGGCTAGTAATGAAAAAAAGATTAATTGTAGCGGCCGTTAGCCTAGTATTGGTGACGAGCGCGTGTTCTCAAAAGGATGTTGAATCAACTGCGGCTAAGGACGTCCAAGAGATATCCCCCACTGTACTCACTCAAGAAAAGTTGAATCGTATTGGTCAACAACTCGCGGTAAATTATCGAGTGGTTACTAACGTTGCTGATGAAAATTGCGATGAAGATTCAGCGGATGGCAGGTGTTTTGTGGCAGAAATCGAACTAACCTTTCCTGTTGATATCACCTCTAAAGATTGGGCTATTTACTATTCTCAGATGAGGCCTGTTCAATCGATTGAAGGCGATGAATTTACTATTTCCCGTGTTAAAGGTGACCTACACAAAATTGAGCCTGCAATTGGCTTTAAAGGATTGCTTAAAGGAGAGACTAAAACCATTCGTTTTAGAGGTGATAATTGGCAGTTGGCAGAAACCGATGCAATGCCTAATTACTATATCGTTGCTAACGACTCCGAGCCAGTATTGATTGACAGTACCCAGGTTAAAATTGATAGCGACACAGGGATAGAGCTTCGTCCCTATGCCGCGGATTTTACCGATGCTAAAAAGCAGTATAAGCGCACCGAAACCGATAAAGTAGAGTGGGCAACCTCAAGTGTTTTATATCGTAATAACTTGTCAACGCAAATAAGCCCTAAACTGGCTGAAAACCGTATTATACCGACGCCGACGTTGGTTGAGGTGA
The Shewanella sp. KX20019 DNA segment above includes these coding regions:
- a CDS encoding P-II family nitrogen regulator; amino-acid sequence: MKKVEAIIKPFKLDDVRESLADIGITGMTVSEVKGFGRQKGHTELYRGAEYMVDFLPKVKIELVIQDEQLDQAIDVIVDTARTGKIGDGKIFVTDIERVIRIRTGEENEEAV
- a CDS encoding tryptophan halogenase family protein, producing the protein MKKKPRSIVIIGGGTAGWMAANSLLTSWGDTVNITLIESEDIGIIGVGEGSTPYLKQYFTRLGITESEWMPACDATYKAGISFPDWSTKIGYESYFHPFFSELDLKPAELFFHNSGLRRRGKEVDALPDHYFVSSQLIALNRSPVPKIALPFDVDYGYHFDSAKLGRFLKARALKLGLTHVIGNVESVDTSVSGHITSVNIESQQSRSADFFIDCSGFAGLLVNKTLGLKFNSYKESLFNDAAVAMPTPLDLAADIPAQTVSRALSNGWSWKIPLTSRWGNGYVFSSDFISPDNAETELRAQLGLLDTDIEARHLKMRVGRLNEHWHKNCLAVGLSQGFIEPLEATALMLIQFTIERFISSFDDESKSIESTQIAYNKDLNRTFDGVRDYVVAHYKLNTRNDSRYWQACREDAITPDSLANLIATWDSGADFEQALKQQQDALVYLRPSWYCIFSGMGRFPSNVIKDPQSVPALKAKEYCHKIANEYFLNHKAQLDKVYQR
- a CDS encoding tryptophan halogenase family protein, which encodes MNTPPNHIVIVGGGTAGWMAANLMSHQWAKFNCTITLIESQAIGSVGVGEGTTPFFQGFFDRLGIQESEWMQAANATYKCGIRFPDWVSNVNKTSYFHPFYSHIDTPQVPLFFANANFRREGMEVDAHPDDFFVTAKLADQCRSPIAKSDSLQRLDYGYHFDAGLLGEFLKKKGIQRGVRHIDDKVSDVRLDANGDISSVIAVNAGELTADLFVDCSGFKGLLIQQALGEEMVSYQSQLFNNSAVAIPTAIDCSKGLPSETVSKALSNGWVWHIPLANRFGNGYVYSADYLSPEEAELELRQHLGSKADGVKALHLNWTPGRITHHWKNNCIAIGLSQGFLEPLEAPMLNIIQRSIENFVELYEKSGFTREYQQEFNQDINSLIDGTRDYLQAHYKLNSREDSQYWKDCRSNINQSKELKAILDGWLSNTNFDQVLRDNIHNQVYFKTSWYCILAGMDHFEEVNKPAVRAAKRNHHRAKEASLAKAERFVEHKEQLKIIYNC
- a CDS encoding TonB-dependent receptor; translation: MDIKKDNKLWKGNEMRPSTFKKTLLATNIALLLGSAVSMSAMAADADATATDENIEKIEVRGIRASQAANLNQKRFSDGTVDAITAEDIGKFPDKNVAETLARIPGVTIDRTFGEGQGVTIRGVQPDQNLTLLNGQAVGTSQWFVLSDATRNFNFELLASEMIAGLEVYKTSQADIDEGALGGTVILHTRKPLDLESNTFNASVEGQYGDLSEEWDPGLSGLYSWKNEEETFGMLVSASYQKRSVRRETTEDFGWFGPSIERIDPLMEPPKGADEKGATPWGIGSALFEQERERVGYDVTAQWAPTDELDMTLHYLSSTMKADNVNSNLIGIPFRGVAFLGEDTNEGTVTNGIVDSLDVTGLPHRPGWARHMAYDNIFRDGSEMSTQVIDFDGNYSLDTGKLHWQVGMTEGKGTNRDFFTEFWVDATDPRAAFDFTNPGGTAPAIDFTGASPWLTNPGDEMWLGGIFDQLNETTDKETYAQLDYSWYVDFGGVQEIKVGGKYRDRSMEQNRWKTDLQGLAPTGEGSLGPASDFWSGDMVNVDHADTSMPSQSYFMPDRDTMFNALYAVDECTASSTDLCRNTNVFQGSSSFDVSEKISALYAMAKFDVEGVRGNVGLRYVETDTTSEGTAAGDPVKYESDYSEWLPSINIAYDLSSDVILRAAASRALTRPAPFQLAPAVNLTPETSSGSAGNPFLEPLTAAQYELGAEWYFTPESILGLTAFKKDISNFIYTTTVSAEIEGEQINQLRTPVNGGNTSIDGLEFQMQHAFDNGFGGYVNYTYTDVADAKVTEAVLITNPDGSVVAATQDSFVELPNTSKNSYNLGAYYEDDLFSARVNYNYRSEYFMAKTEIGNQYRDEQQQVDAQLSWNATENITLTFEALNITNEIWENYYERDSDGARLGGTQSSNGRRYYLGASFRL
- a CDS encoding GspH/FimT family pseudopilin; this translates as MIKRQTGFTLIELIVTLAISTILMAIAVPSFNSLYAYVRADINIRKIQQSIQLARNHAITYGMRVTVCPIESQRCSTDWQQNISVFTDTGQANTIDGSDRLIYSLGPFNPQDSILFNRAAIKFQPDGLAAGSNGTLKYCPDSSLGSYAKAIVINRSGRARFSSSNDINCSN
- a CDS encoding LacI family DNA-binding transcriptional regulator; the encoded protein is MKVTINDVAKHASVSIKTVSRVTNNEPSVKQATIDKVNEAIKALNYQPNLAARNLAGTSSYVIGFIYDNPNAYYIIDMQNGILSACKDLGYELLIHPCDSKSADICDELVKLVKHNRLSGLVLTPPLSEDPVILAALDKIEASYVRIIAGEKLEDNNGLAVLVDDKSGAISITQHLIDLGHKQIAFLSGDEQHESTKERLAGFKQALNDNNITIDNHFIIDGQYSFESGVEGAKKLLAQTKKPTAIVACNDEIAAGALFAARLEGVDIPADISIVGFEDSPFSRQTWPKLTTVHQPNQKIAHIATELLIAKRRAQASEQSRVFVPEPVIRDSSASPKK